A window of the Lysinibacillus irui genome harbors these coding sequences:
- a CDS encoding nucleotide sugar dehydrogenase produces MTIETKSLSTALLKKFQTKKATIGVIGLGYVGLPFAVEMAQKGFKVIGFDKNQEKIRQLQNGESYIADLPRENIEQTIESKQFEATKDFSMLSQVDVVIICVPTPTTTDGTPNISYIEEATHAIGQNIKANTLVILESTTYPGTTEEMVQPILQKYGFAIGHDLFLAYSPERVDPGNSTFSVSNTPKVIGGITATCLELSKIFYETVLHTHVCTVTSPRVAEMEKLLENTFRQINIALVNELSQICYKMNIDIWEVIDAASTKPYGFMPFTPGPGVGGHCIPVDPKYLLWAGQQHGISATLIEAADKINDSMPNFVVERLSNYLRIQNKELYRANIVVIGVTYKPNINDSRESPALHVIQQLLDKQCQLTIIDPFIQTFSIEQSHFDTVALTAPIIQQADAVLILTNHSTIDYSLIDQQASLIFDTRNTHFLFENKNYYKL; encoded by the coding sequence ATGACAATCGAAACGAAATCACTGAGTACAGCTTTATTGAAAAAATTTCAAACAAAAAAAGCAACAATTGGAGTGATCGGACTTGGCTATGTAGGTTTACCGTTTGCTGTGGAAATGGCTCAAAAAGGATTTAAGGTTATTGGCTTTGATAAGAATCAAGAAAAAATCAGACAGTTGCAAAATGGTGAAAGTTATATTGCTGATTTACCGAGAGAAAATATAGAGCAAACAATCGAAAGTAAACAATTTGAAGCAACTAAAGATTTTTCTATGCTTTCACAAGTAGACGTTGTGATTATTTGTGTACCTACACCTACTACTACTGATGGGACACCTAATATTTCATATATCGAGGAAGCAACGCATGCTATTGGACAAAATATTAAAGCGAATACGCTAGTTATTCTTGAAAGTACGACTTACCCTGGGACAACAGAAGAAATGGTCCAGCCTATTTTACAAAAATATGGTTTTGCTATTGGTCATGATTTGTTTTTAGCGTATTCACCAGAACGTGTTGATCCAGGAAATAGCACCTTTTCCGTGTCGAATACACCTAAAGTCATTGGGGGAATAACAGCCACATGCCTAGAATTATCAAAAATTTTTTATGAAACAGTCCTTCATACACATGTGTGTACTGTGACAAGCCCTAGAGTGGCTGAAATGGAGAAATTACTTGAAAATACTTTTCGCCAAATTAATATAGCCCTTGTAAATGAGTTAAGTCAGATTTGCTATAAGATGAACATTGATATTTGGGAAGTTATTGATGCAGCGTCTACAAAGCCGTATGGTTTTATGCCATTTACACCAGGGCCAGGAGTGGGAGGACATTGTATTCCAGTCGATCCTAAATATCTACTATGGGCTGGGCAACAACATGGTATCTCTGCAACGTTAATTGAAGCAGCTGATAAAATCAATGACTCAATGCCCAACTTTGTAGTCGAGAGACTAAGTAATTACTTACGTATTCAAAATAAAGAGCTGTATAGAGCCAATATTGTTGTCATTGGTGTCACTTATAAGCCTAACATAAATGATTCACGTGAATCGCCAGCACTTCATGTTATTCAACAACTACTAGATAAACAATGCCAATTAACGATCATTGATCCTTTTATACAAACATTCTCTATCGAACAATCGCATTTCGATACGGTTGCATTAACAGCACCAATAATCCAACAAGCAGATGCAGTATTAATTTTAACGAATCATTCAACTATTGATTACTCTTTAATTGATCAACAAGCTTCTTTAATTTTTGATACACGCAATACCCATTTTTTGTTCGAAAATAAAAATTATTACAAATTATAA
- a CDS encoding polysaccharide deacetylase family protein has protein sequence MKLLKLCGLLIILFLAGCQTATQETIHPIDSSIEVKKSDGSKSDVISHANIVVPKVSLTFNGLADNDTMKLLLTKLDESNMKATFFLDGMRVAQEPELVKDILKRGHEVQNGTLTFPDVSTLNYEQTYEEIMLTNQIFEEHLGYTPKFVRSRSGDVTDNMRLAAKALDMKAVIGLSINPLDRKMQSAQELINYISKYIDRGSIIHLNTYINPAIIDAIPLLAQLAKEREYTITTLSDLLDERYLTKSVEEIAGYDAVSPNLNYEQVQPKLYYRKETTKKEIAITFDDWAHEKRVKEVLDVLRKYNIKSTFFLIGSGVEKNPQLAKMIVEEGHEVASHSYYHLDVTKMTPEDLQADLVKAHQALTYALQEPPLLYFRPAQGIMDERTAKIITAAGIKTIAMYDIASFDWNLDYSAQDIYDRVISRVAPGKVIVMHILDGTNTVEALPLIIEKLLEDGYSFSKMSTWIEEDSNRDVNEQ, from the coding sequence ATGAAACTACTAAAACTATGTGGTCTGCTCATCATACTATTCTTAGCGGGCTGTCAGACAGCGACCCAAGAAACGATTCATCCCATCGATTCTTCTATAGAGGTTAAAAAATCTGATGGAAGTAAAAGTGATGTAATCAGTCATGCCAATATTGTAGTGCCGAAAGTATCGTTAACATTTAATGGCTTAGCAGATAACGACACGATGAAGTTGCTATTAACGAAACTAGATGAATCCAATATGAAGGCTACCTTTTTTCTGGACGGAATGCGTGTTGCTCAGGAGCCAGAGCTTGTGAAAGATATCTTAAAAAGAGGACATGAGGTGCAAAATGGTACATTAACATTTCCAGATGTATCGACTTTGAATTATGAGCAAACGTATGAAGAAATTATGTTAACCAATCAAATTTTTGAAGAGCATTTAGGCTATACACCAAAATTTGTTCGTAGTCGTTCAGGCGACGTTACCGATAATATGCGCTTAGCAGCTAAGGCGCTTGATATGAAAGCTGTTATTGGATTATCTATTAACCCACTTGATAGAAAAATGCAAAGTGCTCAGGAGCTGATTAATTATATCAGTAAATATATTGATAGGGGCTCTATTATTCATCTCAACACATACATTAATCCAGCCATTATTGATGCAATACCATTATTAGCTCAATTAGCTAAAGAACGCGAGTATACTATTACTACCTTAAGTGATCTATTAGATGAACGTTATTTAACAAAGTCAGTGGAAGAGATTGCTGGATATGATGCTGTTAGTCCCAATTTAAATTATGAGCAAGTCCAGCCAAAATTATATTATCGAAAAGAGACAACCAAAAAGGAAATAGCTATCACTTTTGATGATTGGGCACATGAAAAAAGAGTAAAAGAAGTGTTGGATGTATTACGTAAATATAATATCAAAAGCACTTTTTTCCTAATAGGAAGTGGAGTAGAGAAGAATCCGCAATTAGCGAAGATGATTGTAGAGGAAGGACATGAGGTAGCAAGCCACTCCTATTACCATTTAGATGTTACAAAGATGACACCAGAAGACTTACAAGCGGATTTAGTGAAGGCACATCAGGCATTAACCTATGCATTACAAGAGCCGCCACTTCTTTATTTCCGACCAGCTCAAGGAATCATGGATGAACGAACAGCTAAAATCATTACTGCTGCGGGAATCAAAACGATTGCTATGTATGATATCGCTTCTTTTGATTGGAATTTAGATTACTCAGCACAAGATATTTACGACCGGGTGATTTCTAGAGTTGCGCCCGGAAAGGTCATTGTTATGCATATCCTAGATGGGACAAACACGGTAGAAGCACTTCCACTCATCATTGAAAAACTTCTAGAAGATGGTTATAGCTTTAGCAAAATGTCAACTTGGATTGAAGAAGATTCAAATAGGGATGTGAATGAACAATGA